A single window of Salvia splendens isolate huo1 chromosome 6, SspV2, whole genome shotgun sequence DNA harbors:
- the LOC121809464 gene encoding trihelix transcription factor ASIL1-like, with protein MERDHQTPNQNPPPSLLSPNQNPNASSPRNVSDRLKRDEWSEGAVSSLLEAYEAKWTLRNRAKLKGQDWEDVARHVSARAGASKSAKTLTQCKNKIESMKKRYRSESAAAADASSWPLYSRLDLLLRGNNGAAADPAPPAAEFPSAQNSNGGDRDRDRVGKEEEGLGEGGNNEESEKKAIDERDRSTAAIGEGKLKRKEKWRKREREESWEIGESIRWVAEVVVRAEESRMETMREIERMRAEAEAKRGELEVKRTEIIASTQLQIAKLFARGSTTSIQ; from the exons ATGGAGAGGGATCACCAAACACCTAATCAAAACCCACCACCATCTCTCCTCTCGCCTAATCAAAACCCTAACGCTTCCTCACCGCGAAATGTTAGCGATCGGCTGAAGAGAGACGAGTGGAGCGAAGGCGCGGTGTCGAGCCTGCTCGAGGCGTACGAGGCCAAGTGGACGCTCCGGAACCGGGCCAAGCTCAAGGGCCAGGACTGGGAGGACGTGGCCAGGCACGTCTCAGCTCGCGCCGGCGCCTCAAAATCGGCGAAGACGCTCACGCAGTGTAAGAATAAGATCGAGTCCATGAAGAAGCGGTACCGATCGGAGTCCGCCGCGGCGGCTGACGCCTCGTCGTGGCCGCTCTATTCTCGCCTCGATCTCCTCCTCCGCGGAAATAACGGAGCTGCTGCCGATCCTGCTCCTCCTGCTGCTGAATTTCCATCTGCTCAAAATTCAAACGGCGgcgatcgggatcgggatcgggtgGGTAAG GAGGAGGAAGGATTGGGAGAGGGAGGCAACAATGAGGAATCGGAGAAGAAGGCGATAGATGAGAGAGACAGGAGCACAGCGGCGATTGGTGAGGGGAAATTGAAGAGGAAGGAGAAATGGAGGAAGCGGGAGAGGGAGGAGAGCTGGGAGATAGGGGAGAGTATACGGTgggtggcggaggtggtggtgcGGGCGGAGGAGTCGAGGATGGAGACGATGAGGGAGATAGAGAGGATGAGGGCGGAAGCAGAGGCAAAGAGAGGGGAATTGGAGGTTAAACGGACTGAGATCATTGCTAGTACTCAGCTACAGATTGCTAAGCTTTTTGCTAGAGGATCAACAACATCCATCCAATAA
- the LOC121808626 gene encoding aspartyl protease AED3-like: MAALLFSLLALFLCHQPSATATSCGAADHGSTLQVLHVNSPCSPFRPKTSLSWPDSVLQMQVQDKTRLQYLSSLVAGRSIVPVASGRAVTQNPTYIVRASIGTPPQHLLVALDTSNDAAWIPCAGCIGCSSSTFDPAKSSTFKPLRCGSPKCSQVPNGRCGGASCGFNTTYGSSSISAGLVQDNITLATDSVRGYTFGCVQKTTGSSFPAQGLLGLGRGPLSLMSQTTSLYQSTFSYCLPSYKSVNFAGSLRLGPHSQPIRIKTTPLLRNPRRSSLYYVNLLAIRVGRKVLDIPPSAFAFDPNTGAGTVFDSGTVFTILVKPAYVAVRDEVRRRMRGAAVTSLGGFDTCYSGAISVRTMTFMFSGMNVTVPQDNFVIRSSAGSTACLAMAVAPEGAVNSALNVIASFQQQNHRILIDGAKSRLGVAREACS, translated from the exons ATGGCCGCCCTCCTCTTCTCACTACTTGCTCTCTTCCTCTGCCACCAACCCTCCGCCACGGCCACCAGCTGCGGCGCCGCCGACCACGGCTCCACCCTCCAAGTGCTCCACGTCAACAGCCCCTGCTCCCCGTTCAGGCCCAAAACCTCCCTCTCATGGCCCGACTCGGTCCTCCAAATGCAGGTCCAAGACAAAACCCGCCTCCAATATCTCTCCAGCCTCGTCGCCGGCCGCTCCATCGTCCCCGTAGCCTCCGGCCGCGCCGTCACCCAGAACCCCACCTACATTGTCCGCGCCAGCATCGGCACTCCACCCCAGCACCTCCTCGTCGCCCTCGACACCAGCAACGACGCCGCCTGGATTCCCTGCGCTGGCTGCATCGGTTGCTCCTCCTCCACCTTCGACCCCGCCAAATCCTCCACCTTCAAGCCCCTCCGCTGCGGCTCCCCCAAATGCTCCCAG GTCCCTAACGGAAGGTGCGGCGGCGCGTCGTGCGGGTTCAACACGACGTACGGCAGCTCCTCCATCTCAGCCGGTCTAGTGCAAGACAACATCACCCTCGCCACCGACTCGGTCCGCGGCTACACCTTCGGGTGCGTGCAGAAAACCACCGGCTCGTCGTTCCCGGCCCAAGGACTATTGGGCCTCGGGCGAGGGCCATTGTCTCTAATGAGCCAGACCACCAGCCTCTACCAATCCACATTCTCCTACTGCTTGCCCAGCTACAAGTCCGTCAACTTCGCCGGATCACTCCGGCTGGGCCCCCACAGCCAGCCCATCAGAATCAAAACCACTCCACTCCTGAGAAACCCTAGGCGGTCATCTCTCTACTACGTCAATCTCCTCGCCATCAGAGTTGGGAGAAAGGTCCTTGACATTCCCCCATCCGCCTTCGCCTTCGACCCCAACACCGGCGCCGGCACCGTTTTCGATTCAG GCACGGTGTTCACGATCCTGGTGAAGCCGGCGTACGTGGCGGTGAGGGACGAGGTACGGCGGAGGATGCGCGGCGCGGCGGTGACGTCGCTGGGGGGGTTCGACACGTGCTACAGCGGGGCGATCAGCGTGCGGACGATGACGTTCATGTTCTCGGGGATGAACGTGACGGTGCCGCAGGACAACTTCGTGATCCGGAGCAGCGCGGGGAGCACGGCGTGCCTGGCGATGGCGGTGGCGCCGGAGGGGGCGGTGAACTCGGCGCTGAACGTGATAGCGAGCTTCCAACAGCAGAACCACCGGATCCTGATCGACGGGGCCAAGTCGAGGCTCGGGGTGGCGCGTGAGGCGTGTAGCTAG
- the LOC121807070 gene encoding hydroxyproline O-arabinosyltransferase RDN2-like, whose product MRNPSALFMALLSIGSFIFTYNFVSIIVTSNEKQSKFVMDPLVEMPEHVKRSRNHRRPFHVALTATATPYSKWQCRIMYYWYNEKKDLPGSNMGKLTRILHSGAPDNLMDEIPTVVVDPLPLGLDRGYVVLNRPWAFVQWLEKSTIEEEYILMAEPDHIFLKPLPNLAYGDYPVAYPFFYIKPVENESLIRKFFPEAMGPVSNVDPIGNSPVIIKKELLKKIAPTWLNVSLKMKNDPETDRKFGWVLEMYGYAVASALHRVQHILRNDFILQPPYDMETQNKFILHYTYACDFNLKGELIYPKVGEWRFDKRAYLDAPPPRNLPLPPRGVPESVVTLVRLLNEATAKLPNWPTAEEVNSSRIGRS is encoded by the exons TGTAACATCTAATGAGAAGcagagtaaatttgtgatggATCCTTTGGTTGAGATGCCAGAGCATGTGAAAAGATCGAGGAATCATCGACGACCTTTTCACGTTGCCCTGACAGCCACCGCCACGCCTTACAGCAAATGGCAGTGCCGTATAATGTACTACTGGTACAACGAGAAGAAGGATCTTCCCGGATCAAACATGGGAAAGCTCACCAGAATCCTTCATTCCGGGGCTCCAGACAACCTCATGGATGAGATTCCCACCGTCGTGGTTGATCCTCTACCCCTAGGTTTGGACCGG GGCTATGTTGTCTTAAACAGGCCTTGGGCTTTCGTGCAATGGCTGGAGAAGTCGACGATTGAAGAAGA ATATATATTGATGGCAGAGCCTGATCACATATTTCTAAAACCGCTGCCTAATTTGGCTTATGGGGATTATCCTGTAGCGTACCCGTTTTTCTACATCAAACCCGTGGAAAATGAGAGTCTCATTCGTAAGTTCTTCCCCGAGGCGATGGGGCCAGTGTCGAATGTTGATCCCATAGGAAACTCTCCTGTTATAATTAAGAAG GAATTGCTGAAGAAAATTGCACCTACCTGGTTGAACGTCTCGTTGAAAATGAAAAACGATCCTGAGACGGATCGTAAGTTTGGATGGGTGTTGGAAAT GTATGGGTATGCCGTGGCCTCAGCTCTTCACCGGGTGCAGCATATTCTTCGGAATGACTTCATTTTGCAG CCTCCTTATGATATGGAAACACAAAACAAGTTTATTCTTCATTACACTTATGCATGTGACTTCAACTTGAAG GGAGAGTTAATTTACCCGAAAGTTGGGGAGTGGCGTTTTGATAAGCGAGCGTATCTTGATGCACCTCCGCCTCGGAATCTGCCATTGCCTCCTCGCGGTGTCCCTGAAAGTGTG GTCACTCTCGTAAGATTGTTGAACGAAGCGACCGCGAAGCTTCCCAATTGGCCAACAGCAGAAGAAGTTAACAGCTCTAGAATTGGGAGAAGTTGA